In Candidatus Bathyarchaeota archaeon, a genomic segment contains:
- a CDS encoding 50S ribosomal protein L40e: protein MPITDIAKKQLAQKHRLFYKICRDCGVRNPASAYRCRKCRGGNLRWKKRELGAK, encoded by the coding sequence ATGCCGATAACAGATATAGCTAAGAAGCAGTTGGCCCAGAAGCATAGGCTATTCTACAAGATATGCAGAGACTGTGGAGTTAGAAACCCTGCTTCGGCATACAGGTGCAGGAAGTGTCGTGGTGGAAACCTCAGGTGGAAGAAGCGAGAGCTAGGCGCCAAGTAG